The Mustela erminea isolate mMusErm1 chromosome 18, mMusErm1.Pri, whole genome shotgun sequence genome has a window encoding:
- the LOC116577520 gene encoding LOW QUALITY PROTEIN: spermatogenesis-associated protein 21-like (The sequence of the model RefSeq protein was modified relative to this genomic sequence to represent the inferred CDS: inserted 2 bases in 1 codon; deleted 2 bases in 1 codon), whose product MEGSRRQKTKRSPTLAQGTYRSPQQPRRLPTQDPGGEQGCRTQKGRPQQPAPPLSPREPVSIKGVGAGQSSQRPRQFKRLAAASLVRSGSGSQRSAEESLLPLTARLLAAFQEIFKLFSSGPTGSVDMRSMKATLRNVGIQLSPQEMCKALQQADLDGDGTVSFKDFLGVLTDSYRLAQCLGQVRNSQFWDPQGLQTLFLEMLFKLMNQGFLPHRVVQEVMSYYTKKQRALQLNPGWKGWSRGRSSAGRPHMGLTFFCQAARLSGLSSTELERSLHRLHKAGVHSPYSQIPNLAMWTPPEDGMWHRAPRPKVRLPKSCHSSRHKLVPTQRSLSPEFMGQPLDYLRPSKMTPSPPTLVQKQPYSPSPACLQKPAMKKKHLRSRTACXCGGAGTERTQIFCKHLY is encoded by the exons ATGGAGG GCAGCCGAAGGCAGAAGACCAAGAGATCCCCTACACTGGCACAGGGAACGTACAG GTCCCCACAGCAGCCTCGAAGACTGCCCACACAGGACCCAGGAGGGGAGCAGGGCTGCAGGACACAGAAGGGGAGGCCTCAGCAGCCCGCTCCCCCGCTGAGCCCAAGGGAGCCAGTATCCATCAAAGGCGTAGGGGCCGGGCAGTCCTCCCAAAGGCCCAGGCAGTTCAAGCGCCTTGCAGCTGCCAGCTTGGTGCGGTCAGGCTCTGGGTCTCAGCG CTCTGCAGAGGAGAGCCTGCTGCCCCTGACAGCCCGGCTGCTGGCAG CGTTCCAGGAGATCTTCAAACTGTTCAGCTCCGGCCCGACAGGCTCTGTGGACATGCGCAGCATGAAAGCCACCCTGCGCAATGTGGGCATCCAGCTGAGCCCACAGGAGATGTGCAAGGCCCTGCAGCAGGCAGACTTGGATG gtgATGGAACCGTAAGCTTCAAAGACTTCCTGGGTGTCCTCACTGACAGCTACCGCCTGGCTCAGTGCTTGG GCCAGGTGAGGAACAGCCAGTTCTGGGACCCCCAGGGCCTGCAAACCCTGTTCTTAGAGATGCTGTTCAAGCTGATGAACCAGGGCTTCCTGCCTCACAGGGTGGTGCAGGAAGTGATGAG CTACTACACCAAGAAGCAGCGGGCTCTGCAGCTGAACCCCGGCTGGAAGGGCTGGTCCCGAGGGCGCAGCAGCGCTGGGCGCCCTCACATGGGCCTCACCTTCTTCTGCCAGGCCGCGCGTCTCAGTGGCCTctccagcacagagctggagcGCTCCCTGCACAGACTGCACAAAGCGG GTGTGCACAGCCCCTACTCTCAGATACCTAACTTGGCCATGTGGACACCCCCGGAAGACGGGATGTGGCACCGAGCCCCACGCCCCAAAGTCCGACTTCCCAAGTCCTGCCACTCCAGCCGCCACAAGCTCGTGCCCACCCAGAGGTCGCTCAGCCCAg aGTTCATGGGCCAGCCACTAGACTATCTGCGACCCTCGAAGATGactccctcccccccaactctAGTGCAGAAGCAGCCCTATTCCCCTTCGCCAGCCTGTTTGCAGAAACCTGCTATGAAAAAG AAGCATTTGCGGAGCAGAACAGCCTG GTGTGGTGGGGCGGGCACAGAGCGGACGCAGATCTTTTGCAAACATCTTTATTAA
- the SPATA32 gene encoding spermatogenesis-associated protein 32 — MGVTGASGFPCCGKESVDIVETHDLNQQQPFEEKEEMELEKELLELERTHKVDLDIEHELEQELERELELETGLEPEPEPESESEPELELEPEPEPEPEPEPEPELEPEPDPELELEPEPEPEPEPRDPEQPESRTESLQPHTPRYTSLWSVRSRSSYLSLPEEDQVSTNHRSIRVQTSNHLFWADKHIQASERSLRRAISNNIGKTTSCQDQESDLEDACVCRIKQIENPSAQPAPPTADSQQLSNPPPPSSSPSPGIDLADLVNFASSLAVASSSKMDLPNLEHMIKALPQKAEAPSTDPTPQLVMDQPEKENLTKDLMEKSLETEESQKAWKQEDKNIFRPYLDFSKPGIKRATIKGEVQLLQQPARSPPPKGAVKGSVPGTRKGSPLLLKIHFKVSSPTSPVK; from the exons ATGGGGGTGACAG GTGCCAGTGGATTCCCCTGCTGTGGCAAGGAGTCAGTGGACATTGTGGAGACGCA TGACCTAAACCAACAGCAGCCATTcgaagagaaagaggagatggAG CTGGAGAAAGAATTGCTGGAACTGGAGCGCACTCACAAAGTGGACCTGGACATAGAGCACGAACTAGAGCAGGAACTAGAGCGGGAACTAGAGCTGGAGACTGGGCtcgagccggagccggagccggagtcGGAGTCAGAGCCGGAACTGGAActggagccggagccggagccggaacCGGAGCCAGAGCCGGAGCCGGAACTGGAACCGGAGCCAGATCCGGAGCTGGAACTGGAGCCAGAGCCGGAGCCAGAGCCTGAGCCCAGGGACCCTGAGCAGCCGGAGTCTAGGACAGAGTCCCTCCAGCCCCACACGCCGCGGTACACCAGCCTCTGGAGTGTGAGGTCTCGTTCTAGCTACCTGAGTTTGCCAGAGGAGGACCAGGTGTCCACCAACCATCGCTCTATCCGCGTGCAGACCTCTAACCATCTCTTCTGGGCAGACAAACACATCCAGGCCTCAGAACGCAGCCTGCGACGGGCGATCAGCAATAACATAGGTAAGACCACTAGCTGCCAGGACCAGGAGTCTGACCTCGAGGATGCCTGTGTGTGCCGCATAAAGCAAATCGAAAATCCCAGTGCCCAGCCAGCGCCGCCCACCGCTGACTCCCAGCAGCTATCAAACCCCCCACCGCCCTCCTCCAGTCCCTCACCAGGCATCGACCTGGCCGATCTGGTCAACTTTGCCTCTTCCTTGGCCGTGGCCTCCTCCAGCAAAATGGACTTGCCCAACTTGGAGCACATGATCAAAGCTCTGCCTCAGAAGGCCGAGGCACCTTCTACAGATCCCACCCCCCAGCTGGTGATGGACCAGCCAGAGAAGGAAAATCTCACTAAGGACTTGATGGAGAAATCTCTGGAAACTGAGGAGTCACAGAAAGCTTGGAAACAGGAAGACAAGAACATCTTCCGCCCTTACCTGGATTTCAGCAAGCCGGGGATCAAGAGGGCCACCATAAAAGGAGAAGTGCAGCTTCTCCAGCAGCCGGCCAGGTCCCCTCCTCCTAAAGGAGCCGTGAAGGG CTCGGTGCCGGGAACCAGGAAAGGGAGTCCATTATTGCTGAAAATCCATTTTAAGGTGTCGTCCCCCACTTCCCCAGTGAAATGA